Proteins from one Camelina sativa cultivar DH55 chromosome 8, Cs, whole genome shotgun sequence genomic window:
- the LOC104708506 gene encoding probable transcriptional regulator RABBIT EARS, whose translation MERGKCLMSMKLRPVVTKPCSDASFFWPFGEERAFSAVEEYGGGGGCMWPPRSYSCSFCRREFKSAQALGGHMNVHRRDRARLKQQSLSPSSTDQATPPGYDRHQQQPQQVLDVGSKVLVQEESRKPTGTKREISDVCNNNVLENPTKRVEHDNDGVKTDLSVGLLSSEFDPRKKQLINGSSSSWKRAKTDISRFPMMLGLVIGVSKINGHHDELDLELRLGADPPKVN comes from the coding sequence atggaGAGAGGCAAATGCTTGATGTCAATGAAGCTTAGACCGGTGGTGACGAAGCCATGTTCGGACGCATCTTTCTTCTGGCCGTTTGGGGAAGAGAGAGCGTTTTCGGCGGTTGAAGAGTATGGAGGCGGAGGCGGTTGCATGTGGCCACCGAGGTCTTACTCATGCAGCTTTTGCAGGAGAGAATTCAAGTCGGCGCAAGCACTAGGCGGTCACATGAACGTTCATCGAAGAGACCGAGCTCGACTCAAACAACAATCTTTATCACCTTCATCAACTGACCAAGCCACGCCTCCTGGGTATGatcgtcatcaacaacaaccacaacaagtTCTTGACGTGGGATCGAAGGTTCTTGTccaagaagaatcaagaaagcCTACTGGAACTAAGAGAGAGATAAGTGATGTCTGTAATAACAATGTTTTAGAAAATCCTACGAAAAGAGTTGAGCATGACAATGATGGAGTCAAGACTGACTTATCGGTCGGTCTACTGAGTTCTGAGTTTGATCCTCGGAAGAAGCAACTAATCAACGGATCATCGTCGTCATGGAAAAGGGCAAAGACGGATATTTCAAGATTTCCAATGATGTTAGGCTTAGTCATTGGAGTTTCCAAGATCAACGGTCATCACGATGAATTGGATCTTGAGCTAAGGCTAGGAGCTGATCCGCCAAAGGTTAACTAG